The Bradysia coprophila strain Holo2 chromosome IV unlocalized genomic scaffold, BU_Bcop_v1 contig_84, whole genome shotgun sequence genome window below encodes:
- the LOC119072719 gene encoding mitogen-activated protein kinase-binding protein 1 isoform X3, which translates to MTIQHWIKKMFAPRNSSPVQLFTSDEIAAYQIKLKKVLGLTVCSNAALDVSPTTGVLAYPAGCTVVLFNSKKLNQSYLLNTSRKAITAIAYSQCGRYIATGECGQNPAIKVWELDTTNGKAESGTTGGTMVAEFLGHKYAISCIAFSPTGKYLVSVGSQHDMIVNVFDWKSNLKIASNKVSAKVVDVCFSEDGSYFVTVGNRHVKYWYLEGSRKYKEPIPLMGRSAILGELRNNDFCAVACGKGDAADSTYAITRNGHLVEFNSRRLLDKWVACRTTSANCLCISSKYILVGCAESIIRVFSAETLEYLTTLPRTHYLGADVAQGTHISHITAVPPNAKFPDTIAMVFDEPRSRVSCVYNDHSLYIWDLRDIRRVGKSHSFLYHSACIWGVETVPSHNYLKTNVSNKLPLDCFLTCSSDDTIRVWGLDDCENNEIYRRNIYSKELLKVLYIDDELNYIKDVDNPILNMEKPSSYDGRNGVRCIKISPDHIHLATGDRSGNIRIFNLENLKLITTIEAHDSEVLCLEYTSEKIDRKLLASASRDRLIHIFDVENSYQILQTLDDHSSSITSVKFIAGISGSAFQMVSCGADKSIIFRTFQQNQFLRGNNCSGKNTLYDMEIDSNSKHILTACQDRNIRIYGTQNAKHTKTFKGSHSDEGSLIKLCLDLSGIYIATSCTDKTLSVYDYYSTECMARMYGHSELVTGLKFTNDCRHLISASGDGCLFIWDVPHDMMVTMQARLSQQALRSGHPSVPRHISQSTASDESLTPHADTFGSPPNFLDDLPNKPGYRFSDVGQLPQWAKKKTNDDSPPPSANVLSSSPSQSQLFGAGSKPRGRWAQKGTFEPDALELRPADSPNSSYTIPTIQTNNQTSDYNSGSSKDVYNTYLSEDSSIDSGMENRRDLLSVSKNDKKLNSMNFESNNEHDGDVEDISDGERTSSDHGMMFYPTVAPGTPTDFKVNAMNEDELRKSVRRQKFERQGLSLPTATTPTGTGSSSPSQSQMFNTTDDEDEGSTPSGDNAERSLASTLGGSSESIPQQSSSSFLQAALDGPGALSDRGERSRRSISAKHNTDNKNSSYSKSFSNTKKEELMKVINEAKQKLENVGYRSNLRASQSIADLSRSSHVDNSLAGRLQRTGYKSTNVSLSFKPIPSNRQTVPSSRVPPKRSNSSVGKSNPFATSSAPTTTGSGMGTRSISVGTLNQASDSDAEGANARGGVARPTISSQNKVNGNGNAPSSRQYNNSKTAAGIINRRRGLTNAFSSVNLSSLGQDDSSSEEAQSIPPTNGKPAVPPRPRSISVDHKRNGAIPGMGGSPLKPKPHNYEELPTKDIDVDSADLTSQLCSNIISQLMVTTNSVMQLHQRLKHSDESSGARHKNLMLKELENAVIMTQSMLTKVTNNRSSNDSTNSHQPYHLKDNRGTTQNGDYVQMMDKCSDMLHKVQKHVQNT; encoded by the exons GTGCACAGTCGTCTTATTTAACTCAAAGAAACTGAATCAATCATACTTACTGAATACGTCCAGAAAAGCCATTACCGCTATTGCCTACTCACAATGTGGACG TTACATTGCAACTGGAGAATGCG GTCAAAATCCGGCAATCAAAGTTTGGGAACTGGATACGACAAATGGAAAAGCAGAGAGTGGCACAACTGGTGGCACTATGGTAGCCGAATTTCTCGGTCACAAATACGCCATCAGTTGCATAGCATTTTCACCGACCGGCAAGTATCTAGTGTCTGTCGGCTCCCAACATGACATGATTGTGAACGTATTCGATtggaaatcaaatttgaaaattgcatCGAACAAAGTCAGTGCCAAGGTGGTGGATGTGTGTTTCAGCGAGGATGGAAGTTATTTTGTTACTGTAGGAAATAGACACGTTAAATATTGGTATTTGGAAGGGAGTAGGAAG TACAAAGAACCAATACCACTCATGGGAAGAAGCGCCATTCTAGGTGAATTACGAAATAACGATTTTTGTGCGGTTGCCTGCGGTAAAGGTGATGCTGCCGACAGTACATATGCTATAACTCGGAATGGCCATTTAGTCGAATTTAATTCAAGACGTCTGCTTGATAAATGGGTTGCGTGTCGAACAACATCAGCGAATTGTCTGTGCATCAGTTCCAAATACATTCTTGTTGGCTGTGCTGAATCAATAATTCGTGTGTTCAGTGCCGAAACGTTGGAGTATCTGACCACATTACCGCGAACGCATTACTTGGGTGCAGACGTGGCGCAAGGTACACACATCAGTCACATAACAGCCGTTCCACCAAATGCTAAATTTCCCGACACAATTGCAATGGTATTCGACGAGCCGCGGTCACGGGTCAGTTGCGTGTACAACGATCACAGTTTGTACATCTGGGATCTGCGAGACATTCGACGCGTCGGCAAAAGTCATTCGTTTCTGTATCATTCCGCGTGCATCTGGGGCGTAGAAACTGTGCCATCACACAATTACCTGAAAACTAATGTTTCGAATAAACTGCCATTGGATTGCTTCTTGACGTGTTCGTCGGACGATACGATTCGTGTGTGGGGTCTGGACGACTGtgaaaacaacgaaatttaTCGGCGTAACATTTACAGCAAAGAACTGCTCAAAGTTCTGTACATCGACGACGAACTGAACTACATCAAAGACGTGGACAATCCGATATTGAACATGGAAAAGCCGTCCAGTTACGATGGTCGTAACGGTGTTCGATGCATCAAAATTAGTCCCGATCACATCCATTTGGCCACTGGTGATAGAAGTGGCAACATTCGTATTTTTAAtctagaaaatttgaaattaatcacAACTATCGAGGCACACGACTCGGAAGTGTTGTGTCTTGAGTATACCAGTGAGAAAATCGATCGAAAGCTGTTGGCCAGTGCCAGTCGCGATCGACTCATTCACATTTTTGACGTTGAAAACAGTTACCAGATACTACAAACGTTGGACGATCATTCGAGCAGTATAACTTCTGTGAAGTTTATAGCCGGCATCAGCGGGAGCGCTTTTCAAATGGTCTCGTGCGGTGCGGATAAGTCAATTATTTTCCGAACGTTCCAACAGAATCAATTCTTGCGCGGAAACAATTGTTCCGGCAAAAATACATTGTACGACATGGAAATCGACAGCAATTCGAAGCACATCCTAACCGCATGCCAGGACAGAAATATCCGGATCTACGGTACACAAAACGCCAAACACACCAAAACATTCAAGGGTTCGCATTCCGATGAGGGCAGTCTGATCAAACTCTGCTTGGATCTCAGCGGTATTTACATAGCCACATCCTGCACGGACAAAACGTTGAGTGTCTACGATTATTATTCGACCGAATGCATGGCTAGAATGTACGGTCACAGTGAATTGGTAACGGGCCTTAAGTTTACCAACGACTGCCGACACTTGATATCAGCCAGCGGCGATGGATGCTTGTTCATTTGGGACGTTCCGCACGATATGATGGTGACAATGCAGGCTCGACTGTCTCAACAAGCTTTGCGATCGGGTCATCCAAGTGTTCCTCGACACATAAGCCAGTCAACGGCTAGTGATGAATCCCTTACACCCCATGCAGACACATTCGGGTCGCCGCCCAATTTTCTGGATGATTTGCCAAATAAACCAGGTTATCGTTTCTCAGATGTTGGACAACTGCCACAATGggcgaaaaagaaaacaaatgacGATTCACCACCACCCAGTGCTAATGTTCTTAGTTCCAGTCCTAGTCAAAGTCAA TTATTCGGAGCGGGATCGAAGCCTCGTGGTCGTTGGGCGCAGAAGGGAACCTTCGAACCGGATGCTTTGGAATTGCGACCAGCTGATAGTCCTAATTCATCGTACACAATACCAACCATTCAAACAAATAATCAGACTTCTGACTACAACAGCGGCAGTTCCAAAGATGTTTACAATACGTACCTTAGCGAAGACAGTTCGATTGACAGTGGCATGGAAAATCGACGAGATTTGTTGTCGGTGTCGAAGAAT GACAAGAAACTGAACAGCATGAACTTTGAGTCGAACAATGAGCACGATGGCGATGTGGAGGACATATCCGATGGAGAACGAACTAGCTCCGATCACGGAATGATGTTCTATCCCACTGTGGCACCTGGTACTCCAAC GGATTTCAAAGTGAATGCAATGAACGAGGATGAGCTACGGAAATCGGTACGTCGGCAGAAATTTGAACGTCAAGGGTTAAGTTTACCAACTGCTACAACTCCAACTGGAACTGGCAGTTCCAGTCCTAGTCAGAGTCAA ATGTTCAACACAACAGACGATGAAGATGAAGGCTCAACTCCTAGTGGTGATAATGCGGAACGATCGTTAGCGTCCACATTGGGTGGCAGTTCTGAAAGTATACCTCAACAAAGTTCATCTAGTTTTCTACAAGCAGCTCTCGATGGACCTGGTGCTTTGTCGGACAGAGGCGAGAGAA GTCGACGAAGCATCAGTGCAAAACACAATACGGACAACAAGAATTCGTCGTATTCGAAATCGTTTTCAAATACTAAGAAAGAAGAACTGATGAAAGTGATCAACGAGGCCAAacagaaattggaaaat GTGGGCTATCGATCGAATTTACGAGCCAGTCAAAGTATAGCTGATTTAAGTCGATCCTCGCATGTCGATAATTCGTTGGCAGGTCGCTTACAACGAACCG GTTATAAGTCAACGAATGTGTCGCTATCGTTCAAACCGATTCCATCCAATCGGCAAACCGTACCAAGTAGCAGAGTACCGCCGAAACGAAGCAATTCTTCAGTGGGAAAAAGTAATCCCTTTGCCACATCGTCAGCTCCAACCACAACCGGTTCGGGAATGGGAACAAGAAGTATCTCGGTCGGAACACTTAATCAAGCC AGCGACTCAGACGCAGAAGGTGCAAATGCAAGAGGTGGAGTTGCACGACCTACAATTTCATCTCAAAATAAAGTCAATGGAAACGGCAACG CTCCGTCGAGCAGACAATATAACAATTCAAAGACTGCAGCTGGTATCATAAATCGGCGTCGAGGCCTAACAAATGCCTTTAGTAGTG TAAATTTGTCAAGCCTGGGTCAAGACGACTCCAGTTCCGAAGAAGCTCAATCGATCCCTCCAACCAATGGCAAACCAGCCGTTCCACCACGGCCGCGAAGTATATCAGTTGATCACAAACGCAACGGGGCCATACCGGGAATGGGTGGTTCACCGCTGAAACCAAAGCCGCACAATTACGAGGAACTGCCGACAAAAGATATTGATGTGGACAGCGCTGATT TAACCTCACAACTATGCTCGAATATTATATCACAACTGATGGTGACGACGAATTCCGTTATGCAGCTGCATCAACGGTTAAAACACAGCGATGAATCGTCGGGAGCAAGGCATAAGAATCTGATGTTGAAAGAGTTGGAAAATGCCGTTATTATGACACAATCCATGCTGACAAAAGTGACCAACAACAG ATCGTCGAATGACAGCACAAATTCTCATCAGCCATATCACTTGAAGGACAATCGAGGCACCACCCAAAACGGTGATTACGTTCAAATGATGGACAAATGTTCGGATATGCTACACAAAGTTCAAAAGCATGTGCAGAACACATAA